The Streptococcus sp. S5 genome contains a region encoding:
- a CDS encoding YigZ family protein: protein MEYVTFKENGTVQEEIKKSKFICHIKRVSSEEEARDFINAIKKEHYKATHNCSAFIIGEQSDIKRTSDDGEPSGTAGVPMLGVLENHRITNSCVVVTRYFGGIKLGAGGLIRAYAGSVAQAVREIGLVEIKEQVILGITLSYSQYQEFANFLKDHQLAEQDPMFTDQVMTTIFVDKENTSSITAALVEFYNGKVIIEDQGIREVEVPLLSVEK, encoded by the coding sequence ATGGAATATGTTACATTTAAAGAGAACGGCACTGTTCAAGAAGAAATCAAAAAATCAAAATTCATTTGTCATATAAAGCGAGTCTCCTCTGAAGAGGAAGCTAGAGATTTTATCAATGCCATCAAAAAGGAACACTATAAGGCTACACATAACTGCTCTGCTTTCATCATTGGGGAACAAAGTGACATCAAACGGACCAGTGACGATGGAGAGCCTAGTGGAACCGCTGGGGTACCGATGTTAGGAGTTTTGGAGAATCATCGCATCACTAATAGTTGTGTCGTGGTTACCCGCTATTTCGGAGGTATTAAATTAGGCGCTGGCGGTCTGATTCGTGCTTATGCTGGAAGTGTTGCACAAGCAGTTCGAGAAATTGGACTGGTAGAAATCAAAGAGCAAGTGATTCTTGGGATCACACTTTCTTACTCCCAATACCAAGAATTTGCTAATTTCTTAAAAGACCATCAATTGGCGGAACAAGATCCGATGTTTACAGATCAGGTGATGACAACTATTTTTGTAGATAAAGAAAACACAAGTTCTATCACAGCAGCTTTAGTCGAATTTTACAATGGCAAAGTCATTATTGAGGACCAAGGAATTCGTGAGGTTGAAGTACCCCTACTTTCTGTAGAAAAATAA
- the cysK gene encoding cysteine synthase A → MAIYENITELIGNTPIVKLNRLVPEGAADVYVKLEAFNPGSSVKDRIALSMIEKAEADGLIKPGDTIVEATSGNTGIGLSWVGAAKGYKVVIVMPETMSVERRKIIQAYGAELVLTPGSEGMKGAIAKAEAIAAERNGFLPLQFENPANPEVHERTTGQEIVDAFGKDGLDAFVAGVGTGGTVSGISHTLKKNNPAVKVYAVEANESAVLSGEKPGPHKIQGISAGFIPNTLDTNAYDGVRRVSSEEAFELARAIGGAEGFLVGISSAAAIYAAIEVAKELGSGKKVLALAPDNGERYLSTTLYEFE, encoded by the coding sequence ATGGCTATTTATGAAAATATTACAGAATTGATTGGGAACACTCCTATTGTCAAATTGAACCGTCTTGTTCCTGAAGGAGCTGCAGATGTCTATGTCAAACTCGAAGCCTTCAATCCTGGATCATCTGTCAAAGACCGGATTGCTTTGAGCATGATTGAAAAAGCTGAAGCGGATGGCTTGATCAAACCAGGTGATACCATTGTCGAAGCAACTAGTGGGAACACAGGGATTGGCTTGTCATGGGTTGGCGCAGCTAAAGGCTACAAAGTTGTGATTGTCATGCCTGAAACCATGAGTGTGGAACGTCGTAAAATCATCCAAGCCTATGGAGCTGAACTCGTTTTGACTCCTGGAAGTGAAGGAATGAAAGGCGCTATCGCTAAAGCTGAAGCAATCGCTGCAGAAAGAAATGGCTTCCTTCCTCTTCAATTTGAAAACCCTGCTAACCCAGAGGTACATGAAAGAACAACAGGACAAGAAATCGTTGATGCCTTTGGAAAAGATGGTTTAGATGCTTTTGTCGCAGGTGTTGGTACTGGTGGTACTGTTTCTGGTATTTCTCATACTTTGAAAAAGAATAATCCTGCTGTCAAAGTCTATGCCGTTGAGGCCAATGAATCTGCAGTCCTTTCTGGCGAAAAACCTGGACCACATAAAATCCAAGGGATTTCAGCTGGTTTTATCCCAAATACTTTAGACACTAATGCATATGATGGTGTTCGTCGCGTATCTTCAGAAGAAGCTTTCGAACTTGCACGCGCTATCGGTGGAGCTGAAGGATTCTTAGTCGGTATCTCAAGCGCAGCTGCTATCTATGCTGCTATTGAAGTCGCAAAAGAATTGGGTAGCGGTAAAAAAGTTCTTGCTCTTGCACCAGATAATGGGGAACGTTACCTTTCTACTACCCTTTACGAATTTGAATAA
- a CDS encoding S1 RNA-binding domain-containing protein: MKIGDKLEGTITGIQPYGAFVELESGVTGLIHISEIRSGYVSNIHDILSIGEKVFVQVIDVDEYSKKASLSLRTLEETPQRSIRHHRFSIDRHKSGFAPLAQQMPTWVKEGKVFFSKQEKK; this comes from the coding sequence ATGAAAATTGGAGATAAGTTAGAAGGAACCATCACAGGAATTCAACCTTACGGCGCCTTTGTCGAACTAGAGTCGGGTGTGACGGGCTTGATTCATATCTCAGAGATTCGAAGTGGTTATGTAAGTAATATTCATGATATTCTTTCGATTGGAGAAAAAGTTTTTGTCCAAGTCATCGATGTTGATGAATATTCTAAGAAAGCCAGCCTCTCTCTGAGAACACTAGAAGAAACACCACAACGAAGCATTCGACACCATCGTTTTTCAATTGACCGCCACAAGAGTGGTTTTGCGCCCTTAGCTCAACAGATGCCGACCTGGGTCAAAGAAGGAAAGGTATTCTTTAGCAAACAAGAAAAAAAATAA
- a CDS encoding bifunctional Cof-type HAD-IIB family hydrolase/peptidylprolyl isomerase, translating into MDAKLRYKAKKVKIVFFDIDDTLRAKETGLIPESVKEVFHQLKEKGIRTGIATGRGIFGVVPEIMDLKPDFLVTLNGAYIEDTKGTVIYQSPINEAIVSSFVDWAKEFEIDYGLVASHQAALSNRTPLISDAIDIIYPNLPVDPDLHLKEPIFQMWTFDEQDSELELPPSLQENLRLVSWHPHSSDVVRFEASKASGVSHLVNHLGLKPENVLVFGDGLNDLELFDYAGISIAMGKSAPELQEKADYITKNLEEDGIFYALEELNMVEKELTLPQLELATVDGPVAVIKTNHGEMNIQLFPDQAPKTVANFVALAKSGYYDGVIFHRIIKDFMIQGGDPTGTGMGGESIYGESFEDEFSKELYNIRGALSMANAGPNTNGSQFFIVQNQHLPYSKKELVRGGWPEKIAEIYTTEGGTPHLDQRHTVFGQLMDEASFAVLDEIAAVETGMMDKPVEDVVIETIEIED; encoded by the coding sequence GTGGACGCAAAATTACGTTATAAAGCTAAAAAAGTTAAAATCGTCTTTTTTGATATTGATGATACATTACGTGCAAAAGAAACTGGATTGATCCCAGAATCTGTCAAAGAAGTCTTTCATCAGTTGAAAGAAAAAGGAATCCGAACAGGGATTGCAACGGGTAGAGGGATTTTTGGGGTTGTTCCTGAAATCATGGACTTAAAGCCTGATTTTCTAGTAACCTTAAACGGTGCCTATATAGAAGATACAAAAGGAACTGTGATCTACCAATCACCAATCAATGAAGCAATCGTTTCTTCTTTTGTGGATTGGGCCAAAGAATTCGAGATTGATTATGGGTTAGTGGCTAGCCATCAAGCTGCCCTGTCTAATCGGACACCCTTGATCAGTGATGCTATTGACATCATTTATCCTAACTTACCCGTAGATCCAGATCTGCATTTGAAAGAACCTATTTTCCAAATGTGGACCTTTGATGAACAGGATAGTGAGCTAGAGTTGCCCCCTTCTTTGCAAGAGAACTTGCGCCTAGTTTCGTGGCATCCCCATTCATCAGATGTTGTTCGCTTTGAAGCTTCAAAAGCTTCAGGAGTTTCTCATCTTGTAAATCATTTGGGCTTGAAGCCAGAGAATGTTTTAGTATTTGGGGATGGATTAAATGATCTAGAACTGTTTGATTACGCTGGAATTAGTATCGCAATGGGAAAATCTGCTCCAGAGTTACAAGAAAAAGCTGATTATATCACTAAGAATTTAGAAGAAGATGGCATATTCTATGCCTTAGAGGAGTTAAATATGGTTGAAAAAGAATTGACATTACCACAGTTAGAACTTGCTACGGTTGACGGTCCTGTCGCTGTGATCAAAACCAATCACGGTGAGATGAACATTCAATTGTTCCCAGATCAAGCGCCAAAAACAGTTGCAAACTTTGTAGCTCTTGCTAAGTCTGGCTATTATGATGGTGTCATTTTCCATCGGATTATTAAAGATTTTATGATCCAAGGGGGAGATCCAACAGGCACAGGTATGGGTGGTGAATCCATCTATGGGGAGAGCTTCGAAGACGAGTTTTCAAAAGAATTGTACAATATTCGCGGAGCCCTTTCGATGGCAAATGCTGGACCAAACACAAATGGCAGCCAATTCTTTATTGTACAAAATCAACATCTTCCATATTCGAAAAAGGAATTGGTCCGCGGTGGCTGGCCTGAAAAAATCGCAGAAATCTATACGACAGAAGGGGGAACTCCTCACCTAGATCAACGTCATACAGTATTTGGTCAATTGATGGATGAAGCTTCTTTTGCTGTGTTGGATGAGATCGCGGCTGTTGAGACAGGGATGATGGATAAGCCAGTAGAAGATGTCGTGATTGAAACCATCGAAATTGAGGACTAA
- a CDS encoding response regulator transcription factor — MKVLLVDDHEMVRLGLKSFLSMQTDIEQVLEAKNGQEGVELALKERPDVIIMDIVMPELNGIDATLAILKEWPEAKIVILTSYLDNEKIYPVLDAGAKGYILKTSSATEILQAVRKVAKGEFAIETEVSQKVESRKNHAELHDDLTARERDILALLTKGYENQRIADELFISLKTVKTHVSNILSKLEVSDRTQAVVYAFRHHLVNQEDF, encoded by the coding sequence ATGAAAGTATTATTAGTAGACGACCATGAAATGGTCCGATTGGGATTGAAAAGCTTTTTGTCCATGCAAACCGATATTGAGCAAGTCTTAGAGGCGAAAAATGGGCAAGAAGGGGTGGAGTTGGCGCTGAAAGAAAGACCAGACGTCATCATCATGGATATTGTGATGCCAGAGCTAAATGGAATCGATGCGACTCTAGCCATCCTAAAAGAGTGGCCGGAAGCTAAAATTGTCATTTTGACGTCTTATTTAGATAACGAAAAGATTTACCCTGTCTTAGATGCCGGTGCAAAAGGGTATATTTTAAAGACCTCGTCAGCGACTGAGATCTTACAGGCTGTCCGAAAGGTTGCAAAGGGAGAATTTGCGATTGAGACAGAAGTTAGTCAAAAAGTTGAGTCACGAAAGAACCATGCTGAATTGCATGATGATTTGACAGCTAGAGAACGAGATATTCTGGCTTTATTGACGAAAGGATATGAAAATCAACGAATAGCAGATGAACTCTTCATTTCTTTAAAAACGGTGAAAACCCATGTTTCCAACATCTTATCGAAATTAGAAGTCAGTGATCGGACGCAAGCAGTCGTTTATGCCTTCCGACACCATCTGGTGAATCAAGAAGATTTTTAA
- a CDS encoding sensor histidine kinase → MKKLDYLLLYFYSLMVVAVICHTIFHFVGFQWGKLLSDLSLLQSFLFLVFSLTLALTALVVLIIKITQFVTVHAVQQKVESILTASQRKEIAPKELNQQLDLLDSKLLRLEENLQKSENRVMRNEEEIVEIERKRIARDLHDTVSQELFAANMILSGVAAQALELEKSQIQQQLNGVSDILGTAQNDLRVLLLHLRPTELEGKSLVEGMEMIFRELKEKSNLTVVFHHNDVSIPKEMEEHLFRIVQEIVSNTLKHARAQQMDVFLHQEGKQLHLRMVDDGIGFEQEKLERLSYGLKNIQERVEDMAGTIKIRTSPQKGVAVDIRVPLLVKDKNEKETV, encoded by the coding sequence ATGAAGAAATTAGACTATCTCCTATTGTATTTCTATTCCCTAATGGTGGTTGCGGTCATTTGTCATACCATTTTCCATTTTGTTGGTTTTCAGTGGGGCAAACTTCTTTCAGATCTTTCCTTGCTTCAGTCATTCCTATTTTTGGTTTTTAGTCTGACGCTTGCATTGACGGCTTTGGTTGTCTTAATTATTAAAATCACGCAATTTGTAACGGTTCATGCAGTACAACAAAAGGTAGAATCTATCCTGACTGCTTCACAGCGAAAAGAAATTGCCCCCAAAGAATTGAATCAACAGTTAGATTTATTGGACAGCAAATTGCTTCGACTAGAAGAAAATTTACAAAAAAGTGAAAATCGTGTGATGCGAAATGAGGAAGAAATTGTGGAAATCGAGCGTAAGAGAATTGCGCGTGATCTACATGACACGGTTAGTCAAGAATTGTTTGCAGCCAATATGATTTTATCTGGAGTGGCAGCACAGGCCCTTGAGTTAGAGAAAAGTCAGATCCAGCAGCAACTAAATGGTGTGTCAGATATTCTAGGTACAGCCCAAAATGATTTACGCGTCTTGCTCCTACATCTTCGTCCTACAGAATTGGAAGGAAAAAGCCTGGTAGAAGGTATGGAGATGATTTTTAGAGAATTGAAGGAAAAGAGTAACCTAACAGTTGTCTTCCATCATAATGACGTGAGCATTCCAAAAGAAATGGAAGAACATCTATTTCGGATCGTCCAAGAAATTGTCAGCAATACCTTGAAACACGCTAGAGCTCAACAAATGGATGTCTTTTTGCATCAGGAAGGAAAACAACTTCATTTACGGATGGTAGATGATGGAATCGGCTTTGAGCAGGAAAAATTGGAACGATTGAGTTATGGGTTGAAAAATATTCAAGAACGTGTAGAGGACATGGCGGGAACCATTAAAATAAGAACGAGTCCCCAAAAGGGAGTGGCTGTGGATATTCGCGTTCCCCTCCTTGTAAAAGATAAAAATGAAAAGGAAACTGTATGA
- the liaF gene encoding cell wall-active antibiotics response protein LiaF: MWKIQIFIFVEAVLLTLAAITILSIDFSRFVVLMVLFLLLLYYYFGKQKANFLLIALSVLLFFIVMLNPFVIAAILFAVVYGLLIAYPYMYKENEAVVFDVEEDTKIRQEKTRWIGDLQHFSKQSRGYRDLNVIRVFGNDTLHLEEVAICNWDNVVIIRKGFGNTKIILPIDLELHLQINTLYGDLKFLDLPVRKMRNETIDIETAHYRRSHRSIKIVLVGIVGDVEVIRA, encoded by the coding sequence ATGTGGAAAATACAAATTTTTATTTTCGTTGAAGCCGTTTTGTTAACATTAGCAGCGATCACCATTTTATCAATCGATTTTTCCAGATTTGTTGTCTTGATGGTTCTCTTTTTGCTCCTTTTATATTACTATTTTGGCAAACAAAAAGCGAATTTTCTATTAATCGCGCTGAGTGTCCTCTTGTTTTTTATCGTGATGCTGAATCCTTTTGTGATTGCAGCCATTTTATTTGCGGTGGTTTATGGTTTATTGATTGCCTACCCTTATATGTATAAGGAAAATGAAGCCGTTGTGTTTGATGTTGAAGAGGATACGAAAATTCGTCAGGAAAAAACTCGATGGATTGGTGATTTACAACATTTTTCAAAGCAAAGTCGGGGGTATCGAGATCTGAATGTGATCCGAGTTTTTGGGAATGACACCCTCCATTTAGAGGAGGTAGCCATTTGCAATTGGGACAATGTAGTGATCATTCGGAAAGGGTTTGGAAATACAAAAATTATCTTACCGATTGATTTGGAATTGCATTTACAAATTAACACCCTGTATGGAGATCTGAAGTTCTTGGATCTTCCTGTCCGTAAAATGAGGAATGAAACCATAGACATTGAAACGGCACATTATCGGAGATCGCACCGTTCTATAAAAATTGTGTTAGTTGGTATTGTTGGGGATGTTGAGGTGATTCGCGCATGA
- the pknB gene encoding Stk1 family PASTA domain-containing Ser/Thr kinase, which produces MIQIGKIFAGRYKIIQQIGRGGMADVYLARDLILDGEEVAVKVLRTNYQTDPIAVARFQREAKAMAELDHPNIVRITDIGEEEGQQYLAMEYVAGLDLKRYIKENAPLSNEEAVRLMGQILLAMRLAHTRGIIHRDLKPQNVLLTPDGTAKVSDFGIAVAFAETSLTQTNSMLGSVHYLSPEQARGSKATVQSDIYAMGIIFYEMLTGHIPYDGDSAVTIALQHFQKPLPSIREENKNVPQALENVVIKATAKKLTDGYKSVAEMYVDLSSCLSYERRNEKKLIFEDQSKADTKTLPKVSPTPKTAPVPISEVRSEISSVDPNRPLSDQQTMAPSKKPRRRLRARYKVLFVAIALVLAAFTFLLYMSPANKTVPDVSGKTIAEARAVIEGQDLQVGEEKEEYSDSVAEGYVIRTNPNAGAQKKEQSRIDLIVSKGPNSFEMPNYVGETRAKAEEDLKNTYKVSSKMITIEEVETFDYAAGTVLEQTPAPGEQYSLNSKTKIVLKVAKETTSIEMPNYVGSTYDFARSNLIEIYGIKEANIELRKTEHLPDGVVVSAGQIVSQTPEVSSTVDINRTRIVLTVYEPKVTASSSTKASSSSDASSSSSAERSDTESSSSSATGGDS; this is translated from the coding sequence ATGATTCAAATCGGCAAAATTTTTGCCGGGCGATATAAAATCATCCAACAAATTGGACGCGGCGGGATGGCAGATGTTTATCTTGCGCGTGATTTAATTTTAGATGGGGAAGAAGTTGCAGTCAAGGTACTGCGTACGAATTACCAGACGGATCCCATTGCGGTTGCGCGTTTTCAGCGTGAAGCAAAGGCGATGGCAGAGCTGGACCATCCAAATATCGTTCGGATTACAGACATTGGCGAAGAAGAAGGACAACAATACCTTGCAATGGAATATGTTGCAGGTTTAGACTTGAAACGCTATATCAAAGAAAATGCTCCTTTATCAAATGAAGAAGCTGTTCGTTTGATGGGGCAGATCCTTCTAGCTATGCGTCTTGCCCATACGCGTGGCATTATCCATAGAGATTTAAAACCACAGAATGTCCTCTTGACACCAGATGGAACAGCAAAAGTTTCAGACTTTGGGATTGCAGTGGCCTTTGCAGAGACTAGCTTGACCCAGACCAACTCGATGTTGGGGTCGGTTCATTATTTGTCCCCTGAGCAGGCGCGTGGTTCAAAAGCTACGGTGCAAAGTGACATCTACGCGATGGGAATCATTTTCTATGAGATGTTGACAGGACACATTCCTTATGATGGAGATAGTGCAGTCACAATTGCTTTGCAGCATTTTCAAAAGCCACTCCCCTCTATTCGTGAAGAAAATAAGAATGTTCCACAAGCTTTAGAAAATGTGGTGATCAAAGCGACAGCTAAAAAACTGACGGATGGCTATAAATCAGTGGCAGAGATGTATGTGGACCTTTCAAGTTGCTTGTCCTATGAGAGAAGAAATGAGAAAAAACTGATTTTTGAAGATCAATCGAAAGCTGATACAAAGACTCTTCCAAAAGTGAGTCCAACTCCAAAGACGGCTCCTGTTCCAATCTCTGAGGTACGCAGTGAAATCAGTTCGGTAGATCCTAATCGACCATTATCTGACCAGCAGACAATGGCACCAAGTAAAAAGCCAAGAAGACGCTTGCGGGCGCGCTACAAGGTCTTGTTTGTTGCCATTGCACTAGTTCTTGCAGCCTTTACTTTTTTGTTGTATATGAGCCCAGCCAATAAAACAGTTCCAGATGTTTCCGGCAAAACCATTGCCGAAGCTAGAGCGGTTATTGAGGGACAAGACCTTCAAGTCGGTGAAGAGAAAGAAGAGTACAGTGATTCGGTTGCAGAAGGCTATGTGATTCGGACCAATCCAAATGCAGGTGCTCAAAAGAAAGAACAAAGTCGCATTGATTTGATTGTTTCAAAAGGTCCAAATAGTTTTGAAATGCCAAACTATGTAGGAGAAACACGAGCTAAAGCAGAGGAAGATCTGAAAAATACTTATAAAGTATCAAGCAAAATGATCACGATTGAAGAAGTTGAGACCTTCGATTATGCTGCAGGGACAGTTCTTGAACAAACCCCAGCTCCAGGAGAGCAATATTCTCTGAATTCAAAAACCAAGATTGTTTTGAAAGTAGCGAAAGAAACGACTTCAATTGAAATGCCAAACTATGTTGGATCAACTTATGATTTTGCTAGAAGTAATTTGATTGAGATCTATGGTATTAAAGAAGCCAATATCGAATTAAGAAAAACGGAACATCTCCCTGATGGGGTAGTTGTTTCTGCCGGTCAAATTGTCAGTCAAACTCCAGAAGTTTCGAGTACGGTGGATATTAACCGAACACGAATTGTTTTGACTGTATATGAGCCTAAAGTGACGGCTTCTTCAAGTACGAAAGCCTCATCAAGTTCAGATGCATCTAGTTCATCCTCTGCTGAACGATCAGATACAGAAAGTTCTAGCAGTAGTGCAACTGGTGGAGATTCATAA
- a CDS encoding Stp1/IreP family PP2C-type Ser/Thr phosphatase — translation MDITILTDVGQRRTNNQDYANQYKNKAGKSMVLLADGMGGHRAGNIASEMAVTDLGAAWVSSEIETVNQVREWFAEHLEAVNRRIHLAGQDDEHKGMGTTLEALAFVEGQVIYAHVGDSRIGLIRQGEYQQLTSDHSLVNALLRAGQITEEEAAHHPQRNIITQSIGQKDELEPDYGLVTVEADDYILINSDGLTNMIGPDEIRDIVLSDVSLDEKAQTLIRFANNAGGLDNITVVLLHFTEEDAA, via the coding sequence ATGGATATTACGATCTTAACCGATGTAGGTCAAAGACGGACAAATAACCAAGACTATGCAAATCAATATAAAAACAAGGCAGGAAAATCTATGGTTTTACTTGCTGATGGTATGGGAGGACACCGTGCCGGAAATATTGCTAGTGAAATGGCAGTCACAGACCTAGGTGCGGCTTGGGTTTCTTCTGAGATCGAGACGGTTAATCAAGTACGGGAATGGTTTGCAGAACATTTAGAAGCTGTGAACCGTCGGATCCATTTAGCTGGGCAAGATGATGAGCACAAAGGAATGGGAACGACACTGGAAGCTTTGGCTTTTGTAGAAGGACAAGTGATTTATGCCCATGTTGGAGATTCGCGGATTGGCCTCATTCGTCAGGGCGAATACCAGCAGTTGACCAGTGATCATTCTCTTGTAAATGCTCTTTTGCGAGCAGGTCAAATCACAGAGGAAGAAGCAGCCCATCATCCTCAACGTAACATCATCACTCAGTCCATTGGCCAAAAAGATGAGTTGGAGCCGGATTATGGTTTGGTGACGGTTGAAGCAGATGATTATATTTTGATCAATAGTGACGGTTTAACTAATATGATTGGCCCGGATGAAATCAGAGATATTGTCTTGAGTGATGTTTCACTGGACGAAAAAGCTCAAACCTTGATTCGTTTTGCCAATAATGCTGGAGGCTTGGATAATATCACTGTTGTACTGCTCCACTTTACTGAGGAGGACGCAGCATGA
- the rsmB gene encoding 16S rRNA (cytosine(967)-C(5))-methyltransferase RsmB: MEVKQMNAREQIVRVLEEVFEQGAYSNIALNQALEHSQLSGKDRSFVTEVVYGTVARKITLEWYLAHVIEDRTKLDPWLYYLLMMSLYQLVYLDRIPDHAIVNEAVRIAKRRKEGSEKFVNAILRKLLREGLPAIDTIKRKNKRYSVEYSLPVWLVKALIEEYGEERACAIFKSLYQRNKSSIRVVDLSEKEKLAQELEASASLIASSALVKDQGHFAAHSLFKEGRITIQDESSQLVAPALDLKGDEWVLDACAAPGGKTTHLASYLTTGKVTALDLYDHKLKLIQENANRLHVADKILTKKLDATKVFETFGPDAFDKILVDAPCSGIGLIRRKPDIKYNKESADFVSLQAIQLAILDSVCQSVRKGGIIVYSTCTIMGKENFEVVDQFLKDHPNFEQVPLGHERKDILKNDCILITPELYGSDGFFISRFKRIS; the protein is encoded by the coding sequence TTGGAAGTTAAACAAATGAATGCGCGTGAACAGATCGTTCGAGTGTTAGAAGAGGTTTTTGAACAGGGAGCTTATTCTAATATTGCACTAAATCAAGCGCTAGAACACTCTCAACTTTCAGGTAAAGATAGAAGCTTTGTTACGGAAGTTGTATACGGTACGGTAGCACGGAAGATAACACTCGAGTGGTATCTCGCCCACGTAATTGAAGACCGGACGAAATTAGATCCTTGGCTCTATTATCTTTTGATGATGAGTTTGTATCAACTTGTCTATTTAGACCGCATTCCCGATCATGCCATCGTCAATGAAGCTGTCCGGATAGCAAAACGTCGAAAAGAAGGCAGTGAGAAGTTTGTCAATGCTATTCTTAGAAAGCTCCTCCGCGAGGGACTACCAGCTATTGATACGATCAAGCGAAAGAACAAACGTTATTCGGTAGAGTATTCCCTACCTGTATGGTTGGTCAAAGCATTGATCGAAGAATACGGTGAAGAACGTGCTTGTGCTATTTTTAAAAGTCTTTATCAGCGTAATAAATCCAGTATTCGTGTCGTTGATCTGAGTGAAAAAGAAAAACTCGCTCAGGAGTTGGAAGCAAGTGCATCCCTCATTGCTTCTTCTGCCCTCGTGAAAGATCAGGGACATTTTGCGGCGCACTCCTTGTTTAAAGAGGGCCGGATCACCATTCAAGATGAATCTAGTCAATTGGTGGCACCGGCCTTGGATTTAAAAGGCGATGAATGGGTTTTAGATGCCTGTGCGGCGCCAGGTGGAAAGACGACTCACCTGGCTTCTTATCTCACAACTGGGAAAGTCACAGCCTTGGATCTCTATGACCATAAGCTCAAATTGATTCAAGAAAATGCTAATCGGCTCCATGTTGCGGACAAAATTTTGACAAAGAAGTTAGATGCGACAAAAGTCTTTGAAACATTTGGACCTGATGCTTTCGATAAAATTTTGGTGGATGCGCCTTGTTCAGGGATTGGTTTGATACGGAGAAAGCCTGATATCAAGTACAATAAAGAGAGTGCAGATTTTGTATCTTTACAAGCTATTCAATTGGCCATTCTGGATAGTGTTTGTCAAAGTGTGCGTAAAGGTGGTATAATAGTGTACAGTACGTGTACAATTATGGGCAAAGAGAATTTTGAAGTAGTGGACCAATTTTTGAAAGACCATCCAAATTTCGAACAAGTCCCATTGGGTCACGAAAGAAAAGATATTCTTAAAAATGATTGTATTCTTATTACACCCGAATTATATGGAAGCGACGGCTTCTTTATCAGTCGTTTTAAGAGAATCTCATAA
- the fmt gene encoding methionyl-tRNA formyltransferase gives MTKLIFMGTPDFSATVLKGLLADSRYEILAVVTQPDRKVGRKKEIRMTPVKQVALEHRLPVLQPEKLSGSPEMETLLSLDADGIVTAAFGQFLPTKLLENFQFAVNVHASLLPKYRGGAPIHYALINGDEEAGVTIMEMVKEMDAGDMIAARSLPILDEDNVGTLFEKLAVLGRDLLLDTLPAYLAGEIKPSPQDPSLVTFSPNILPEEEVLDWTKTNRQVFNQIRGMNPWPVAHTLLNGQRFKVYEAELCKGNGNPGEVIGLSKKELVVAAGEGTLSLKVVQPAGKPKMSITDFLNGAGRQLKVGDHFGS, from the coding sequence ATGACAAAATTAATTTTTATGGGAACGCCTGATTTTTCAGCGACGGTTTTAAAGGGATTGTTAGCAGATTCGCGCTATGAAATTTTGGCAGTTGTGACGCAACCAGACCGCAAAGTAGGTCGCAAAAAAGAGATTCGAATGACCCCGGTGAAGCAGGTAGCTTTAGAACATCGACTACCAGTTCTTCAGCCGGAGAAATTATCGGGTAGTCCAGAAATGGAAACGCTCTTATCACTAGATGCAGATGGAATTGTGACCGCTGCTTTTGGACAATTTTTACCGACAAAATTGTTGGAGAACTTCCAATTCGCGGTGAATGTCCACGCGTCTTTATTACCTAAATATAGAGGTGGAGCTCCCATTCACTATGCCCTGATCAATGGTGACGAAGAAGCTGGGGTTACAATTATGGAAATGGTCAAGGAAATGGATGCCGGAGACATGATTGCAGCTCGTTCTCTCCCAATTTTAGATGAGGACAATGTGGGAACTTTGTTTGAAAAATTGGCAGTCCTTGGACGTGACTTACTCCTAGATACTTTGCCAGCTTACCTAGCAGGGGAGATCAAGCCAAGTCCACAAGATCCAAGTTTGGTCACATTTTCACCGAATATTTTGCCGGAAGAAGAGGTTTTGGACTGGACCAAAACCAACCGCCAAGTCTTTAATCAGATTCGAGGGATGAATCCTTGGCCGGTCGCTCATACGTTATTAAATGGTCAACGCTTTAAAGTCTACGAAGCAGAGCTATGCAAAGGAAATGGAAATCCAGGAGAAGTGATTGGTTTGAGCAAAAAAGAGTTGGTGGTCGCTGCAGGAGAAGGAACGCTGTCCCTTAAAGTTGTGCAGCCAGCAGGAAAACCTAAAATGTCTATCACAGACTTTTTGAATGGAGCTGGCCGTCAATTGAAAGTAGGCGATCACTTTGGAAGTTAA